The Streptomyces sp. NBC_01571 genome includes the window CCGGGCCGTCCCCCGTGTCACCCGCCGGGTCCGCCGTCCGGGCGCTCTCCCGCACAGCGATGCCCAGCGCCTCCAGTCCGGCCCCCGCCACCAGGCCCGCCCCCGGGCCGTCCGGACCGGGGGCGGCGGCCGGCGCCGGCTGCCGAGTGATCTGCGGCGGCGGCCCGGTGCGCGTCCCGTGCGGATCGGCGGCCGGGGCGGTCAGGCCGGCCGCAGCCAGCGCCCGGCCGACCAGCCGGGCGTGGTGCGGTACGGCTCCCAGGCGGCCCGGGTGACCGGCCGCGCCGGCGCGGATCACCGCGTACACGCGGTCCCCGGCGGCACGGGCCGCGGCCAGCGGCTTGAGCAGCACGACCACCACTCCCCCGCCACCGTCCCCGACACCACCACCCCCACCATCGGCATCGACACCGGCATCCGTGCCCGCACCGGTGTCGGTGTGGGTGCCGGTGTCAATGTGGGTGCCGGTGCGGGGCGGCCGAGGTGCCGGACGCGGTGGCAGCTCGACGGCGCCGGCCAGCGCCGCCTCGCACTCCCCCGCGCGCAGCGCGCCGAGTGCGAGGTGCAGCGCGGTGAGGAAGGAGGACGCGCCGGTGTCGACGCTCAGGCTGGGCCCGCGCAGGTCGAGCAGCCGCGACAGCCGCCCGGCCGGTCCGGGCCCGCCCGGCGTGTCCCCGCCCGGCGCGTTGTCTGCCGGGCCGGCGGCGAGGTAGACACCGACGCTGCGCCCTGCGTGGTCGGGGCCGGTGAGCCGGTCGGTCCGTACTCCGGCGTATCCGGCGCTCTCCAGGGTCTGCCACGCGCTGCGCGCCAGCAGGCGTTCACGGGAGTCCAGGACGGCCGCGCCGGCGGTGTCGAGGCCGAACAGGGCGAGCAGGCCGGCGTCGAACTCCCGGATGCCGTCCGCGAATCGGTCCCCTCCCCGCGGGGACGATGCCGTGGGGGTGTGCTGTTCCAGGGCGTGGCGCCAGAAGGCGTCCAGGTCGTCGGCGTGCGGGAAACAGCCCTGCATTCCCACGACGGCGCACGGCTCGGCGCCGCCGGCACCGGGGCCGGCCGGTGG containing:
- a CDS encoding beta-ketoacyl synthase N-terminal-like domain-containing protein; protein product: MTDTREILTRFKGGTLQREHAVALLRGAASPAGAPPRPGPAVRPAAEREPPAGPGAGGAEPCAVVGMQGCFPHADDLDAFWRHALEQHTPTASSPRGGDRFADGIREFDAGLLALFGLDTAGAAVLDSRERLLARSAWQTLESAGYAGVRTDRLTGPDHAGRSVGVYLAAGPADNAPGGDTPGGPGPAGRLSRLLDLRGPSLSVDTGASSFLTALHLALGALRAGECEAALAGAVELPPRPAPRPPRTGTHIDTGTHTDTGAGTDAGVDADGGGGGVGDGGGGVVVVLLKPLAAARAAGDRVYAVIRAGAAGHPGRLGAVPHHARLVGRALAAAGLTAPAADPHGTRTGPPPQITRQPAPAAAPGPDGPGAGLVAGAGLEALGIAVRESARTADPAGDTGDGP